Below is a genomic region from Methylobacterium sp. FF17.
GCCTTGTCCATCTCGATGCGGGCGCGGCGGCGCAGGCGCTCGGTCTGGTCCGCCTCGAACAGTTCGATCGTCTCGAGTTCGCGCTGGAGCACCAGGGCGGCGAGGCCGTTCGTCGCCGGGCCGGCATCGAGGCTGCGCTCGGGCGCCCGCAGGGGGCCGGCGAACCCGAGCTGGATCGCGGGGCGCGCGCCCGTCCAGCCCTTCGGGTTCGCGCCCGCCGTGAGGGTGCCGCGGGCGTCGAGGCGGGCGTCCCGCAGGTCGAGGGCCAGGGTGCCGGCCCAGCGCGCCGCGCCGAGGTCGAGGGCGAGGGGTCCGGTCCGCAGGGTGCCGCCGACGAGGCTGACGGGCGTCGAGACCGGCGCCGGCGCGTCGAGCGGACCGGCCCCGAGTTCCTCGGCCACCAGGGCCTGCAGGCGTCCCTCCCGCAGGGGGTCGTCCTCGGCGAGCGCCCGGGTCAGGGCGCGGGCGAGCCCGCCCGCATCGGCCCCGGGCAGGCCGAGGCCGGCGAGCGCCAGCGTGCCGCTGCCGCCGAGATTGTTGGCGAGCCCGGTCGGGCTCGTGGCCGAGGCGCCGAAGCGCAGCTGCGCCGTCACCCGGCCCGCCACGGGACCGCCGCCGGCGAGTCCGGCGATCGCCGCATCCGTGATCGTGCCCTCGCCGGAGACCGACGCCGCGCCGCCCTGGCGGCTGAGGGTGAGGCCGCCGGCGATCCGCCCGCCCGCGAGCGCCCCCGAGAGGTCGCGCAGGCTCAAGCCGTCGCCCTCCAGGCTCGCGTTCAGCGCGGCCCCGGTGGCGACGAGGCCGCGCCCGAGGTCGAGGGCGTCGACGCGCAGGTTCAGGGAGACCGGGGGCCAGCCGGCCCGCACGTTGGCGAAGCGGGCGCTCGCCGGGTCCTGCCCCGCCCCGCGCGGGGCCTCCACCGGCAGGATCGTGGCGGCGGCGAGGTCCGGCAGGGAGAGGCGCGCCAGGGCGAGGTCGCCGCCGATCGCGCCGTCCGGCGCGCGGGTCAGGTCGCCCGAGACCGGCTGGCCGCCGACCCGGCCGACGAGCCCGGCCCGCGCCGCGTCGCCCGCGCGGGACAGGCTCAGGGTCACCTCCGCCGCCCCCAGGGCCGGCAGTGGCCCGGCCGCGCCCGCGAGGGCGAGGAAGGGCGCGAGATCCGGGGTCGCGAGCTGCACCTCGCCGGAGCGCGGAAGCTCCGCGCCGGCCTCGAACCGGAGGGGCTCGGCCGTCGCCAGGGTCAGGCCGGCGACCGATCCGCTCAGGCGCAGGGCGAGCCCTTCGGGCGCCGCGCCGGCCGTGGCCGGGCCTTGCGTCCCGGAGAGGCGCAGGCGGCCGGGGCGGCGCAGGGCGGGGACGTCGTCGCGCCCGAACCAGGGGGCGGCGTTCGCCGCCGCGACCGTGAGGTCGAGGCTCTCGATCCGTCCGGCCCGGCTCAGGAGGTCGAGGTCGAGGGTGCCCCCGGCGGCGTCGCCCCGGGCGGCCACCCGCAGGGTGTCGGCGGCGCCGGCCTCCCGCTCCAGGCTGACCGCGAGGTCGAGGGCGCCCGCCCGCAGGAAGGCCGGGACGTGCCGGGTCTCCGCGACCCAGACCCGGTCGAGGAGCGCGAACAGGGGGGCGGCCACCGCCGCCGAGACGCGCCCCGCGATCCGCCCCGTGCCGTCGGGGGCGATCCGGCCCGAGAGGCGGGCATTGGCGCCGGCGAGGTCGGTGACGTCGAGGCTGTCGACGCTGAGGCCCGCCCCGTCCGCCTGGATGCTCGCCGCGATGGTGCCGGGGCCCGACCGCGCCCCGGCGGGACCGTAGCGCACGTCGCGGGCCTGCAGGGTGAGGCCGAGGTCGTGCCCCCTCAGCGCGGACAGGGCGCCCCCCAGCGGCGGCAGGGCGGCGATGTCGATGGCCTGGCCGGCGAGCTGCGCGTCGAAGCGGCCCCGGCTCCCGACCTCCCCCGCCGTGTAGCGGGCGTTGCCGGTGATGCGCGCCTCGCCGAGGGCCAGGCGCAGGTTGCGCAGGGACACCGAGTCCGGGGCCACCGAGAGGTCCGTGCCGAGCTGCACCGGACGCCCGTCCATCACGCCGACGGCGGGGCCTTCGAGCCCGAGCCGGCGCAGGTAGCGCCCGAACCCGTCCGAGGCGGGCGTGTCGAGGGCGAGGTGCCCGGTGAAGCGCAGGGCCGTCCCGGTCTCGAGTTCGCCGCTGGCCGCGAGCACCGTCGCGCCGGGCGCGGTCACGTCGAGGCGGCGCAGCACGAGGCCGCCGCTGCGCTCGAGGGTGCCGCCCAGGGTTAGGCCCGACCATTCGTCGAGGCCGAGCACCAGGCTCTCCACCGCGAGGTCGAGGTCGAGCAGGATCGGCAGCCCCGTGCCCCGGCGGTTGGCCTCCGGCAGGCCGCGCGCGATCAGCGCCTGGCCCGCCGCCGAGGTCAGGAAGGCGTCGAGGTCGAGGCGCCGGGCGGCGAGCGAGAGGGCGCCGCGCCAGTGCCGCAGGTCCAGGCGGCCGCTGCCGCCGAGGCGCAGGGGCTGACCGCCCGGGTCGAGCTCCAGGGCGACGTCGCGGAAGCTCGCGGTGAGCCCGCGCCCGCTGAACTTGCCCGCGAGCGTGAACGGCAGGTAGGCGCCCGCCGCCTGGACGGGCGGTCCGACGACGATCCGGGCGCTGCCCTCCGCCTCGGCCACCACCGGGCGCGGGGTGCCCCGCGCACCCGCATTCCTCGGGCCCGTCAGGGTGATGCGCGCCTCCGCCTCGAAGCGGGGCTGGGTGTCGCC
It encodes:
- a CDS encoding AsmA family protein, whose translation is MRDLLTVLAGAVVLLLVAALAVPPFVGWDAYRGVIDGTIARSLGVEARSEGRIGLRLLPSPRLKFDRLRLGAGSADRPNLDLQGVKAEIALAPLLKGEIRFTETRIGRAEVKLPVTEGDGMMLPPGGLAEAAGRELAIEDLAIRQFVLTTQVAATGRTEQFYAEALQVSAPALVGPWRAEGMSRGVPFRVSTGEVAADGVTVKIAGGGDTQPRFEAEARITLTGPRNAGARGTPRPVVAEAEGSARIVVGPPVQAAGAYLPFTLAGKFSGRGLTASFRDVALELDPGGQPLRLGGSGRLDLRHWRGALSLAARRLDLDAFLTSAAGQALIARGLPEANRRGTGLPILLDLDLAVESLVLGLDEWSGLTLGGTLERSGGLVLRRLDVTAPGATVLAASGELETGTALRFTGHLALDTPASDGFGRYLRRLGLEGPAVGVMDGRPVQLGTDLSVAPDSVSLRNLRLALGEARITGNARYTAGEVGSRGRFDAQLAGQAIDIAALPPLGGALSALRGHDLGLTLQARDVRYGPAGARSGPGTIAASIQADGAGLSVDSLDVTDLAGANARLSGRIAPDGTGRIAGRVSAAVAAPLFALLDRVWVAETRHVPAFLRAGALDLAVSLEREAGAADTLRVAARGDAAGGTLDLDLLSRAGRIESLDLTVAAANAAPWFGRDDVPALRRPGRLRLSGTQGPATAGAAPEGLALRLSGSVAGLTLATAEPLRFEAGAELPRSGEVQLATPDLAPFLALAGAAGPLPALGAAEVTLSLSRAGDAARAGLVGRVGGQPVSGDLTRAPDGAIGGDLALARLSLPDLAAATILPVEAPRGAGQDPASARFANVRAGWPPVSLNLRVDALDLGRGLVATGAALNASLEGDGLSLRDLSGALAGGRIAGGLTLSRQGGAASVSGEGTITDAAIAGLAGGGPVAGRVTAQLRFGASATSPTGLANNLGGSGTLALAGLGLPGADAGGLARALTRALAEDDPLREGRLQALVAEELGAGPLDAPAPVSTPVSLVGGTLRTGPLALDLGAARWAGTLALDLRDARLDARGTLTAGANPKGWTGARPAIQLGFAGPLRAPERSLDAGPATNGLAALVLQRELETIELFEADQTERLRRRARIEMDKARTAALKAAAEKAAADKAAADKLATERAAEDAARRQRPDAQPSANEAAPVPQP